Part of the Acidobacteriota bacterium genome is shown below.
TCGAGAGTCTCCCAGGCGGTGGCGCCGTCCGGGTAGACGTCGACCTGGTAGCCCTCGCGGCGCAGCGCGAAGCCGACCGTGTCGCGGATGTCCTCTTCGTCGTCGACCAGGACGATGGAGCCATTGGCGGTGGGATCAGCTTTGTTCATGGCATCAATGTAGACGAGCGACGGCGCTCGAGACAACCGCTCGCGGGCGATGCCTGGAGCTTGCCATATTCCGCCTCGGTTCGGCCTCGCGGCGGTTCGACCGCTGCCATCGTCCAGCGGTGGGATGGCTCGGCCGACCCCGTTGCCGAAAGATCTCGACGATCGCGACCTCGCCCGCCGGTGAGGTCGGAGACGGGGCCGGCGCCATGATTCGAGAGCCTGATCGATGCCGTCCCGACCCACCCGCGATCTCGTCCTGACCCTTGCCGGCGGGGCTCTCTACGGTGCCGTCCTGGGCTCCTGGGGCGGCGGTGATCTGGCCCTCTACGCCGCCCTCAAGCTGCCCCTCGCGCTGCTCCTGACGGCGGCTTTCACGCTGCTCTTCAACACCTTGGTGGCGCGCCTTCTGGGCGAGAACCTCACCCTCGGCGAAGTGGTGCGCCTCAACCTGGCGGCCTGTGCCGTGATGGCGCTGGTGCTGGCCGCCCTGGCGCCGGTGGCGGCGCTCTTCACCTGGACCTTCGAGGCGCCGTCGCCGGAGGCCCGCACGGCCCACAACCTGCTCTACCTGCTGCACGTCTTGCTGGTGGCCCTGGCGGGACTCGCCGGCACCTTCGCGCTGCGCGCTCAGTTGCGGCGGCGCAGCCGAGTCACGTCCGGCTGGCGCGGTGGGCGCCTGTTCGCGATCTGGGTCATCACTCTGGCCCTGGTGGGAGGCGAGGTCACCTGGGCGCTGCGGCCCTTCGTCGGCAGCGTCTACGAGCCCGTCACTTTCCTGCGTCGAGACGCCTTGAACGGCAATGTCTATGAGTTCATCTGGCGCGACATCGTGCCGTACCTGGCGACGTCGCGCCGATCCCGAGATTCATCCCGAGAGGGGGAGCCCCATGTCCGAACCGCCGACCGAGCAAGCCGCGAACCAACCGCCGAGATCCGAACCCGGGAGTGAGCCGCGGGGAATCTTGGGTCGTCTCTTGACCGGCCCCGCGGAGCTTGTCGCCGAGGGCGACGGTCGGGTGCTCGGCCGCCTGTTGATCGGCGCGCTGATCTGCTTCGGCGTCTATGGCGCCCTCGCCGGGTTCTTCGAGCCGCAGGGAGGTCAGGTCCTGATAGCGACCTTCAAGGCGATGCTGATTCCTGTCTTGGCATTGCTCCTCTGCGCTCCCAGCTTCGTGGTCTTCCACCTGCTCTCCGAAGAACCGCTGCCGAGCCGGCTGCTGCCGCGCCTGCTGGTCGCCTATGCCGCCTTCTGTGGCCTGGTGCTGGTGGCGTTGGGGCCGGTGGTGTGGCTGTTCTCGGTGAGCAGCCGCTATCTCGGTTTCGTCACCCTTTTCCACTGCTTCGTGTGGGGCGTCGTGCTGCTCCTCGGCATTCGCTTCCTCACCCGGGCGGCGGGCTCGGCGCGTTTTCTCGGCCAGCTCATCGTCTGGTCGGTGCTGGTCGGCGTGGTCACCCTGCAACTCGTCGCCTACCTCGGGCCGGTGCTGGTGAAGCACCCCGAGGGCCAGACCTTCCCGCTCGAAAAGGGCTCTTTCTTCACCCGCTTCGGCGAGGCCATCGATCACCACGCCGAGGAGTGATGTAATTCAAGTCTACTTCCTTTGGTTGACATTTTGCGTCAACTTAGTTGCAATTTCTTGAGTCGAGTTGAGATGGGACTCAGCCCAGGATGCAATAGCTCTGTTACCGATGAGCTTGGCGACTCTAAGTGCTCCTTTGGCAGAGGTGAGACCCCCTGGGTCAATCTCAAGTGCCGCAAGGTATAGTTCTAGGGCGCGTTCGGGTTGTGCTAGGGACTCAAAGCACTGGCCTGCCATGAATGTCGCTATCTCCGTTCCGGGAGGTCCGAGCGACCTGGCTCTTAGATATGCATTCGTGGCGTCTTTGATCTTTGATTTTAAAAGGAGAATTTCGCCGAGCTCTAGCCAGGAACGTGGGTTTTGTGAGTCTATTTTGAGAGATTTTCTTGCCCAACTCTCTGCAAGGTCAAAGTCCTTGTTCCAAATGGCCTCTTTCGATCTACTCTCGTAGACAGGCTGCAGTATCTCATCTGCGCAAAGACGTTCCAGGGTCGATTTTCGACTCATAGCTAGAGCAGCTTCTTCGGCCATGTCCATTTTTAATCTGACGAGCTCCCTGTTGTTCTGAAGCATTGGGGAAAAGGCGGCGCTCCGATGGCATCTACTCGTTAGAGCTAGGTATTCTTGGTCACTGACCACGCCTTTAAGAGCCTCAGTCGATTCTGTGAGCATTGGTTCGAGCTCGGAAACTAGTCTTCTGTTTGGTGCAATCTTTCCGTAGTAGACGACTAGCTGGTATAAAGAATCTGCTCGAGTTTTCGTACCTTTCTTGCATTCATATGAGAGGGCTTTGAGTAGCTCAAGACCTCCATTGCTTTCTCCGTAATCAAGATCCAGCATGTATCTGGAAATTGCTATCTTATAGGCTAACTGGGATTTGAGTGAACTCTCTGGGTTGTCCGTTGGTGTTATATGCCTATTCTTCCAGATGACTTCTCTGTAAAGGCAGAGTTTGACGAGAAGATTTGTTGTAAGTATTTTTTGCGGATCACTCAGGTATCTATATTCTCGAGTGAGTTCAGTTAGCTTGGCCCACTGGGGCGTTCGGAGGTTTTCTGCTAAGTCAGTTGAGAATTCAATGTTGAATTCTGGAAGCCTTGTTTCTCTGGTCAGAATTCTTCGGAAGGAATTGAAGATTAGGCTTTGCACTAGGGGGCGGGGGATGTGTTCGGATTCTTGACAGCGAGCAGCATTCTCGTAGGCAAGAGAGACTCCGCGAACGTGGAACGGCCCTGCGCTGGCTGGCGAGAGATCTAGGTAGGGCCTATACAGGGAGGCCTTGTGTGACCCACATCGGTCGATTGAATTGAAGTGAATCATTTATATATTTATAGTATTTCAATCAAGATGCCACTGGCCGTTCAGGTCAGTGGCATCAGGGGGCGACATTAGGCTTTTACTCCCACATGCAAGCGTTCGCCTTGCTTACTGTGACTGACTGGTACATTGAAAACTCGAAAGTCTGCATCACTTCTGATCACCTCCTTTCTTTGATGGATGTTCAATTAGCATATCATGATGGGCAAAATTTAATGCAGGTCGGAATTTTGCTTCAGCCTGGTACAGTCGGGGCCCTGCCATGGCGAGCCTCGAAATCCCAACTCTGGAAGCTTCCCGGGCCGCCCGTTCGCGCCTCGGGGAGCGGGTTCGCGAGACTCCCGTCTGGCGCTGGTCCGGTGGTGAGCTCGAGGCCCTTCTCGGCGCCCAGACAGAGGTCTTCGCCAAGCTCGAGCTGCTGCAGGTCACCGGCACCTTCAAGGCCCGGGGGGCGCTGCTCAACGTGCTCGATCTCCCTGCAGGGCAGGGGCTGACGGCGGTCAGCGCCGGCAACCACGCCATCGCCGTCGCCTACGCGGCGCACGCCACCGGGCGCCACGCCAAGGTGGTGATGCCGGCCAACGCCGACCCCTACCGGGTCGCCAAGTGCGGAGCTTTCGGCGGCGAGGTGGTGCTGGCGGCGAATGTTCACCAGGCCTTCGAGGAAGCCGGTCGCATCGAGCGCGAGGAGGGGCGGTTTTTCGTCCACCCTTTCGATGGTCCGGCGACGGCCCTCGGGACCTCGACGGTGGGTCTCGAGCTGTGCGATCAAGTACCGGACCTCGAGGCGGTGGTGGTGCCCACCGGCGGTGGCGGGCTGCTCGGCGGCATCGCGGCGGCGGTGCGCCAGCGGCTGCCGCAGTGCGAGGTGATCGGTGTCGAGCCGGAGGGCGCCGACACCATGCACCGCAGCTTCGCCGCCGGCGGGCCGCAGGCCATCGAGCGCGTTGCGACGATCGCCGACAGCCTGGGGGCACCGCACGTCGCGGCCTACAGCTTCGGCCTGTGCCGCCGCTTCGTCTCCCGCCTGGTGAAGGTCGACGACGCGGCCCTGCGCCAGGCCATGGGGCTGCTCTTTCGCGATCTCAAGCTGGCCGTGGAGCCGGCGGCGGCGGCCGGTCCGGCGGCCCTGCTCGGACCCCTTCGGGAATCGCTGCGAGGTCGGCGGGTGGCCTTGATTCTGTGCGGCACCAACCTGTCGGCGGAGCGCTTCTCGGAGCTGCTCCTCGGGGCGCCACCATGAGGCGCTATGTGGCGCCTCTGCGGGTCCTGGTCGGCGGCATCTTTCTCGCCTTCGGTCTCAACGGCTTCTTCTCCTTCGCCCCCATGCCCGAGCTCGGCGGTGACGCCGGAGCCCTGCAGGAGATCTTGCGGCGGCAGGGCTTCACCACCGTCGTGCTGGTGCTGCAGATCGCGGCGGGGGCGCTGCTGTTGATCGATCGCTTCGTGCCCCTGGCCTTGA
Proteins encoded:
- a CDS encoding pyridoxal-phosphate dependent enzyme is translated as MASLEIPTLEASRAARSRLGERVRETPVWRWSGGELEALLGAQTEVFAKLELLQVTGTFKARGALLNVLDLPAGQGLTAVSAGNHAIAVAYAAHATGRHAKVVMPANADPYRVAKCGAFGGEVVLAANVHQAFEEAGRIEREEGRFFVHPFDGPATALGTSTVGLELCDQVPDLEAVVVPTGGGGLLGGIAAAVRQRLPQCEVIGVEPEGADTMHRSFAAGGPQAIERVATIADSLGAPHVAAYSFGLCRRFVSRLVKVDDAALRQAMGLLFRDLKLAVEPAAAAGPAALLGPLRESLRGRRVALILCGTNLSAERFSELLLGAPP